A region of Ictidomys tridecemlineatus isolate mIctTri1 chromosome 4, mIctTri1.hap1, whole genome shotgun sequence DNA encodes the following proteins:
- the LOC144377400 gene encoding uncharacterized protein LOC144377400 encodes MSRVKSPPGGGGQGIPRILGALIPKANPKGGLSRGPGSRSPSFAAGLCHLACPGRSLETLPLFWLSFPIVPGAVDAELRKRALCVDAAPAPSPGGRGRGLRAASTRGRPAGWRGLTWQSTIILSLRSSSPAPGRARGSQRPFASARARRRGASGCGAHGAASRPRRARGSAAVAVAASAAPIVCACRAAGRSGPALGSARAPGAPAGWAGTAGTARPRPGPAPAVAGARRGPARELGGALGLSASDARGWTPRCASSLASTAWRALGACAGPRAARARDPASRRARVMHRVLGLAGLTCPSALAAFAVPQPSAT; translated from the coding sequence ATGTCCAGAGTAAAGAGCCCGCCTGGAGGGGGTGGGCAGGGGATTCCCAGGATTTTAGGGGCTCTCATTCCCAAAGCAAACCCCAAAGGAGGACTGAGCCGCGGCCCAGGAAGCAGGAGCCCTTCCTTCGCGGCTGGACTCTGCCACCTGGCGTGCCCTGGCCGGTCCCTCGAGACCCTGCCTCTTTTCTGGCTCAGTTTCCCAATTGTACCAGGAGCGGTGGACGCGGAACTGCGTAAGCGCGCGCTCTGCGTGGACGCGGCGCCCGCTCCCTCCCCCGGTGGGCGTGGGCGGGGGTTGCGGGCCGCCTCCACCCGCGGGCGGCCGGCCGGCTGGCGCGGACTCACCTGGCAATCTACCATCATCCTCAGCCTCCGCAGCTCATCGCCGGCCCCAGGGCGGGCCCGGGGCTCGCAGAGACCGTTCGCCTCGGCCCGCGCGCGGCGCAGGGGGGCGTCCGGCTGCGGGGCTCATGGCGCGGCCTCGCGTCCCCGCCGGGCCCGGGGCTCCGCGGCCGTCGCCGTCGCCGCCAGCGCTGCTCCCATTGTCTGCGCCTGCCGCGCTGCCGGCCGCTCCGGCCCCGCGCTCGGTTCCGCCCGGGCTCCCGGGGCTCCGGCCGGGTGGGCGGGGACAGCGGGGACAGCacggccccgccccggccccgccccggccGTCGCAGGTGCGAGGCGCGGGCCCGCTCGCGAGCTCGGGGGCGCGCTCGGCCTCTCTGCGTCGGACGCACGCGGCTGGACCCCGCGCTGCGCGTCCAGCCTTGCGTCCACTGCCTGGCGCGCACTCGGGGCCTGCGCGGGACCGCGGGCGGCGCGCGCACGTGACCCCGCCTCGCGCCGCGCACGCGTCATGCACAGAGTGCTTGGTTTGGCGGGTCTCACATGTCCTTCCGCCCTAGCCGCCTTCGCTGTTCCCCAACCCTCTGCGACCTAG